A stretch of Pempheris klunzingeri isolate RE-2024b chromosome 19, fPemKlu1.hap1, whole genome shotgun sequence DNA encodes these proteins:
- the LOC139218918 gene encoding growth arrest-specific protein 1-like, which produces MASRAILMEWKAVFKCSVLVIIIGLCVGSPNHSRRLICWKAILKCHGEPECHYAYDQYLYACASVISGDCKKCPSHCISSLIQLNLTQSGPALEDCDCALDPVCRSTKQAIEPCLPRTSTMGCTEARRQCEADLPCSSAMRDYLFHCRKLFGGERCSDDCRRVIANMRSIPKAQQLDTCVCDGTERNICEYIKVTMKTFCSDSSDRFAGSGFSDSEEDCEDDYIDQEDYQYVESSSDSPASQTVLQVLTTIFVLTKLI; this is translated from the coding sequence ATGGCAAGTCGTGCCATATTGATGGAGTggaaagcagtttttaaatgcagtGTATTGGTCATTATCATAGGTTTATGTGTCGGATCTCCAAACCACAGCCGTCGGCTGATCTGCTGGAAAGCCATCCTCAAGTGCCACGGAGAGCCGGAGTGCCATTACGCTTATGATCAGTACCTTTATGCCTGCGCGTCCGTCATCAGCGGGGACTGTAAGAAGTGTCCCAGTCACTGCATATCTTCTCTCATTCAGCTCAACTTAACCCAAAGCGGCCCGGCTCTGGAGGACTGTGACTGCGCCCTGGACCCGGTCTGCAGGAGCACCAAACAAGCCATCGAGCCGTGCCTGCCGCGGACGAGCACCATGGGCTGCACCGAGGCCCGGCGGCAGTGTGAGGCGGACCTGCCGTGCAGCTCTGCCATGAGGGATTATTTATTTCACTGCCGAAAACTTTTCGGAGGGGAAAGGTGCTCTGATGATTGCCGCAGAGTCATCGCCAACATGCGCTCCATACCGAAGGCGCAGCAGCTTGACACTTGTGTGTGCGATGGCACCGAGAGAAACATCTGCGAGTATATAAAAGTCACCATGAAAACTTTCTGCTCCGATTCGAGTGATCGGTTCGCTGGAAGCGGCTTTTCAGACTCCGAGGAGGATTGTGAGGACGATTACATCGACCAGGAGGATTATCAATATGTGGAAAGCTCAAGTGACTCCCCAGCTTCTCAGACTGTGCTGCAGGTCCTGACcaccatttttgttttaaccaaATTAATCTGA